In a single window of the Micromonospora sp. WMMD1155 genome:
- a CDS encoding cysteine hydrolase, translated as MLTIAAARPTPYTFDLSTTALLVIDMQRDFLEPGGFGESLGNDVGQLRRTIAPLAALLADARAVGLTVVHTREGHLPDLSDCPPAKLSRGTPSKRIGDPGPNGRILIRGEYGHDIVDELTPLPGEPVVDKPGKGAFHATDLDALLAERGIRSLLVTGVTTEVCVHTTVREANDRGYECLVLADCVGSYFPEFQRVGLDMIAAQGGIFGWVADSAQVRAALPTTPVLQPSS; from the coding sequence ATGTTGACCATCGCCGCCGCGCGGCCCACCCCGTACACCTTCGACCTCTCGACCACGGCGTTGCTCGTCATCGACATGCAGCGCGACTTCCTGGAACCCGGCGGGTTCGGGGAGAGCCTGGGCAACGACGTCGGTCAGCTCCGCCGCACCATCGCCCCGCTCGCGGCGCTGCTGGCCGACGCCCGCGCCGTGGGCCTGACCGTCGTGCACACCCGCGAGGGGCACCTGCCGGACCTGTCCGACTGCCCGCCGGCCAAGCTGAGTCGCGGTACGCCCAGCAAACGGATCGGTGACCCCGGGCCGAACGGTCGGATCCTGATCCGCGGCGAGTACGGCCACGACATCGTCGACGAGCTGACGCCGCTGCCGGGCGAGCCGGTCGTCGACAAGCCGGGCAAGGGCGCCTTCCACGCCACCGACCTGGACGCCCTGCTCGCCGAGCGGGGCATCCGTAGCCTTCTGGTCACCGGGGTCACCACCGAGGTGTGCGTGCACACCACCGTCCGGGAGGCCAACGACCGCGGGTACGAGTGCCTCGTGCTCGCCGACTGCGTCGGGTCCTACTTCCCGGAGTTCCAGCGGGTGGGGCTCGACATGATCGCCGCCCAGGGCGGGATCTTCGGCTGGGTCGCCGACTCGGCGCAGGTCCGCGCCGCGCTGCCCACCACCCCCGTGTTGCAGCCCTCCTCCTGA
- a CDS encoding regulator, producing the protein MASTRPSVAPLPYWVRGDTNAFFGFGVNVLVNVLTLTGLCLAVVNLPEGEVFGTILPALGIALVAGNIYYTYLARRLARRENRSDVTALPYGPSVPHMFIVIFVIMLPIYLRTQDPVRAWEAGLAWAFIIGVIVLIGAFVGPYIRRYAPRAALLGTLAGISITFISMNPAGQMWRLAWVALPVFALLLIGLLTDVKLPFNFPIGLAALLLGTAIGWAGGAMSVPDVTAAARDIAIAVPSFKIDLLAAGLADMAPLLATAIPLGVYNFTEGMTNVESAATAGDNYNLRSVLLADGTGAVIGAALGSPFPPAVYVGHPGWKAAGGRSGYSMATGVVIAVLCFLGMFGLLGAIFPTAAIVPILLYIGLLIGAQAFQATPRAHAAAVVAALIPNIAAWATGQIDNALAAAGTTAAAVGDEALNGAGVVYDGLLVLGQGAILAGLVLGAVVVFIIDKRFVRAAIFAGSGALLSFVGLIHGERIEWNANGQVALGYLFVAAICAVFALGRPAPREPDPGEDDEDRADPAADRSDGEQRTSALSG; encoded by the coding sequence ATGGCCTCCACCAGACCCTCAGTCGCCCCGCTGCCCTACTGGGTACGCGGCGACACCAACGCGTTCTTCGGCTTCGGCGTCAACGTCCTGGTCAACGTGCTCACCCTGACCGGGCTCTGCCTCGCCGTGGTGAACCTCCCCGAGGGGGAGGTGTTCGGCACCATCCTGCCGGCGCTCGGCATCGCCCTGGTCGCCGGGAACATCTACTACACCTACCTGGCCCGCCGGTTGGCCCGACGAGAGAACCGCAGCGACGTGACGGCCCTGCCGTACGGGCCGAGCGTGCCACACATGTTCATCGTCATCTTCGTCATCATGCTTCCGATCTACCTGCGTACCCAGGACCCCGTGCGCGCCTGGGAGGCCGGGCTGGCGTGGGCCTTCATCATCGGTGTGATCGTGTTGATCGGCGCGTTCGTGGGGCCCTACATCCGCCGGTACGCGCCCCGGGCCGCGCTGCTCGGCACCCTCGCGGGAATCTCCATCACGTTCATCTCGATGAACCCGGCCGGGCAGATGTGGCGGCTGGCCTGGGTCGCCCTGCCCGTCTTCGCCCTGCTGCTGATCGGCCTGCTCACCGACGTGAAGCTGCCGTTCAACTTTCCGATCGGGCTCGCCGCGCTGCTGCTCGGCACCGCGATCGGCTGGGCCGGCGGAGCGATGTCGGTGCCGGACGTCACGGCGGCGGCCCGGGACATCGCCATCGCCGTACCCTCCTTCAAGATCGACCTGCTCGCCGCCGGGCTGGCCGACATGGCACCGCTGTTGGCGACGGCGATCCCGCTCGGCGTCTACAACTTCACCGAGGGAATGACGAACGTGGAGAGCGCCGCCACGGCGGGGGACAACTACAACCTGCGCAGCGTGCTGCTCGCCGACGGCACGGGCGCGGTGATCGGCGCGGCTCTCGGCTCGCCGTTCCCACCGGCGGTCTACGTCGGACACCCGGGCTGGAAGGCGGCGGGTGGACGCAGCGGCTACTCGATGGCGACCGGCGTGGTGATCGCGGTGCTCTGCTTCCTGGGCATGTTCGGTCTGCTCGGGGCGATCTTCCCGACGGCGGCCATCGTGCCGATCCTGCTCTACATCGGACTGCTGATCGGGGCACAGGCGTTCCAGGCGACGCCCCGGGCGCACGCCGCCGCGGTGGTCGCCGCGCTGATCCCGAACATCGCGGCCTGGGCGACCGGGCAGATCGACAACGCGTTGGCAGCGGCCGGTACGACGGCCGCCGCGGTCGGCGACGAGGCGCTCAACGGTGCCGGCGTGGTCTACGACGGGCTGCTGGTGCTCGGTCAGGGCGCGATCCTCGCCGGCCTGGTACTCGGCGCGGTGGTGGTCTTCATCATCGACAAACGGTTCGTCCGGGCCGCGATCTTCGCCGGCTCGGGCGCGCTGCTGTCGTTCGTCGGGCTGATCCACGGCGAGCGGATCGAGTGGAACGCCAACGGCCAGGTCGCGCTCGGCTACCTCTTCGTCGCGGCGATCTGCGCGGTCTTCGCGCTCGGCCGTCCCGCTCCCCGGGAACCCGACCCCGGTGAGGACGACGAGGATCGAGCTGACCCGGCCGCTGACCGATCCGACGGTGAGCAGCGGACGTCGGCCCTGAGCGGCTGA
- a CDS encoding AtzH-like domain-containing protein yields MDIDRTDVVAEVTAAFADYERALADGDADRICGYFWDSERTVRFGLADHQYGLDEQRKWRAAQPPLPAGRRLVDPVITTFGPDLAVVTTRFGYAGAAATGRQTQTWVRLPVGWRIVTAHVSVPEY; encoded by the coding sequence ATGGACATCGACCGGACCGACGTGGTCGCCGAGGTGACGGCGGCCTTCGCCGACTACGAGCGGGCTCTGGCCGACGGCGACGCCGACCGGATCTGCGGGTACTTCTGGGATTCCGAGCGGACCGTGCGGTTCGGCCTCGCCGACCATCAGTACGGGCTGGACGAGCAGCGCAAGTGGCGGGCCGCCCAGCCACCACTGCCGGCCGGTCGTCGGCTGGTGGACCCCGTCATCACCACCTTCGGCCCGGACCTGGCGGTCGTGACGACCCGATTCGGGTACGCCGGCGCCGCCGCGACCGGGCGGCAGACCCAGACCTGGGTACGCCTGCCCGTCGGCTGGCGGATCGTCACCGCCCACGTCTCCGTTCCGGAGTACTAG
- a CDS encoding ricin-type beta-trefoil lectin domain protein, which translates to MRLRKPSTPWLGAAMAVMVLFAIGAYVLTTVTSAAAATTAGCGKAPGLSSGTHTIQSSGKSRSFILRLPDSYNNTYAHRLAFGFHWLGGTATQVASGGTDGAAWAYYGMLSQSDNTTIFVAPQGLNNGWGNSNGEDVTFTDDMIRTIENALCVDTTQRFSVGFSYGGAMSYSLACSRPTVFRAVAAIAAPGPISGCSGGTQPVAYLGIHGINDNIPSGRSLRDRFVRNNGCAAQNPPEPRAGSLTHITTAYSCQPGYPVLWAAFDGGHQQGPVDGCAGCESGARSWVKQEVWRFFSQFGSTVPPTTPPPTTPPSGQQNVMIAGSQSGRCLDIPNSSTSNGTRPQLWDCHGGANQRFTHTTNRALTVYGNKCLDASGGGSSNGTAVIIWDCNGQANQQWNLNSNGTITGAQSGLCLDAVGSGTTNGTQLHLWACHGGANQRWSTRS; encoded by the coding sequence ATGCGACTTCGCAAACCGTCCACCCCCTGGCTGGGGGCGGCCATGGCGGTCATGGTCCTGTTCGCCATCGGGGCGTACGTCCTCACGACCGTCACCTCGGCGGCCGCGGCCACCACCGCCGGCTGCGGCAAGGCACCCGGACTGAGCAGCGGCACCCACACCATCCAGAGCAGTGGGAAGAGCCGCAGCTTCATCCTTCGGCTGCCCGACAGCTACAACAACACCTACGCCCACCGGCTGGCCTTCGGCTTCCACTGGTTGGGCGGCACCGCCACCCAGGTCGCGTCGGGCGGGACCGACGGAGCCGCTTGGGCCTACTACGGCATGCTCTCGCAGTCCGACAACACCACGATCTTCGTCGCCCCGCAGGGCCTCAACAACGGCTGGGGCAACTCCAACGGTGAGGACGTGACCTTCACCGACGACATGATCCGTACGATCGAGAACGCCCTCTGCGTCGACACGACCCAACGTTTCTCGGTCGGGTTCAGCTACGGCGGGGCGATGAGCTATTCCCTGGCCTGCTCCCGGCCCACGGTGTTCCGAGCGGTCGCGGCGATCGCCGCCCCCGGGCCGATCAGCGGATGCAGCGGGGGCACCCAGCCGGTCGCGTACCTGGGGATCCACGGCATCAACGACAACATCCCCAGCGGGCGCTCGCTGCGCGACAGGTTCGTCCGCAACAACGGTTGTGCCGCGCAGAACCCGCCCGAGCCGAGGGCGGGCAGCCTGACCCACATCACCACCGCCTACTCGTGCCAGCCCGGATATCCGGTCCTCTGGGCCGCGTTCGACGGCGGCCACCAGCAAGGCCCGGTGGACGGGTGTGCCGGCTGTGAGAGCGGCGCGCGGAGTTGGGTCAAGCAGGAGGTGTGGCGGTTCTTCAGCCAGTTCGGGTCCACCGTGCCGCCCACCACTCCCCCGCCGACGACGCCGCCGTCGGGCCAGCAGAACGTGATGATCGCGGGTAGCCAGTCCGGCCGGTGCCTCGACATCCCCAACTCCAGCACCAGCAACGGGACCCGCCCGCAACTGTGGGACTGTCACGGCGGCGCCAACCAGCGCTTCACCCACACCACCAACCGCGCCCTGACCGTCTACGGCAACAAGTGCCTGGACGCCAGCGGAGGCGGCAGCAGCAACGGCACGGCAGTCATCATCTGGGACTGCAACGGCCAGGCCAACCAGCAGTGGAACCTGAACTCCAACGGCACCATCACCGGAGCCCAGTCCGGGCTCTGCCTCGACGCCGTCGGCTCCGGCACCACCAACGGGACGCAGTTGCACCTGTGGGCCTGCCACGGCGGGGCCAACCAGCGGTGGAGCACGCGCAGCTAG
- a CDS encoding RICIN domain-containing protein, whose translation MTRRRPILASLATAAVVVAAGAAALTGGLSTTASAADVAPAAATAGCGKAPTLTSGQRSIQSSGQNRSFILRIPDNYDRNHPYRLIFGFHWNGGTAGDVDGGGSDGAAWSYYGLRQQANNSTIFVAPQGNGNGWANPGGQDVTFVDNMISLIEADLCVDTTQRFALGFSYGGGMSYSLACSRAGVFRAVAVYAGGQLSGCSDGSQPIAYMGIHGIGDSVLNISAGRSLRDRFVRNNGCTAQNPPEPRSGSLTHITTTYSGCRSGYPVVWAAFDGGHTPGPVDGGGDSGARTWTKGEVWRFFTQFGSTDPTTPPTTPPPTTPPPGGTSPLRNASSGRCLDVNGASQSNGSAAIIWDCHGQSNQSWTSTSAQELRVFGGKCLDVNGAATANGSSVIIWDCNGQSNQKWRLNSDGSITGVGSGRCLDTVGTGTANGTRVQIWDCNGAAGQRWSRS comes from the coding sequence ATGACAAGACGCAGACCGATCCTTGCCTCACTCGCGACGGCAGCCGTCGTCGTGGCCGCGGGCGCGGCCGCACTGACCGGTGGCCTGAGCACCACCGCGTCGGCCGCGGACGTCGCCCCGGCCGCGGCGACCGCCGGCTGCGGTAAGGCCCCGACGTTGACCAGCGGCCAACGGTCCATCCAGAGCAGCGGCCAGAACCGCAGCTTCATCCTGCGGATCCCGGACAACTACGACCGCAACCACCCGTACCGATTGATCTTCGGTTTCCACTGGAACGGCGGCACCGCCGGCGACGTCGACGGCGGTGGGTCGGACGGGGCTGCCTGGTCCTACTACGGGCTGCGGCAGCAGGCGAACAACAGCACCATCTTCGTCGCCCCCCAGGGCAACGGGAACGGCTGGGCCAACCCCGGCGGCCAGGACGTCACCTTCGTCGACAACATGATCAGCCTGATCGAGGCCGACCTCTGTGTCGACACGACGCAGCGCTTCGCGCTCGGCTTCAGCTACGGCGGAGGCATGAGTTACTCGCTGGCCTGCTCCCGGGCCGGTGTCTTCCGCGCCGTCGCGGTCTACGCCGGCGGGCAGCTCAGCGGTTGCAGCGACGGCAGCCAGCCGATCGCGTACATGGGCATCCACGGCATCGGGGACTCGGTGCTCAACATCTCCGCCGGACGGTCCCTGCGGGACAGGTTCGTCCGCAACAACGGCTGCACCGCCCAGAACCCGCCCGAGCCGAGGTCCGGCAGCCTGACGCACATCACCACCACCTACTCCGGCTGCCGGTCCGGCTACCCGGTGGTGTGGGCCGCCTTCGACGGCGGGCACACCCCCGGCCCGGTGGACGGCGGCGGGGACAGCGGCGCCAGGACCTGGACCAAGGGCGAGGTGTGGCGGTTCTTCACCCAGTTCGGCAGCACCGACCCGACCACCCCACCGACCACGCCGCCGCCGACCACCCCGCCGCCGGGCGGCACGTCGCCGCTGCGCAACGCGTCCTCCGGACGGTGCCTGGACGTCAACGGCGCATCGCAGTCCAACGGCTCGGCGGCGATCATCTGGGACTGCCACGGGCAGAGCAACCAGAGCTGGACGTCGACCTCGGCTCAGGAACTGCGTGTCTTCGGCGGCAAGTGTCTCGACGTGAACGGCGCCGCCACCGCCAACGGCAGCTCGGTGATCATCTGGGACTGCAACGGCCAGTCCAACCAGAAGTGGCGGCTCAACTCCGACGGCTCGATCACCGGAGTCGGTTCGGGCCGCTGCCTGGACACGGTCGGCACCGGCACGGCCAACGGCACCCGCGTCCAGATCTGGGACTGCAACGGCGCGGCCGGCCAACGATGGAGCCGGAGTTGA
- a CDS encoding glycoside hydrolase family 43 protein, with product MSRALSRLCAVAVAACLLFTTWSAATPKPAAALDPTVGYLMAHFTGESSTDQQIYLAHSADGLRWTDLNNGGLVLRSPVGTRGVRDPALVRSPAGDRYWIIATDLCIGCGQDWSAAINNGSRNLVVWESTDLVNWSTPWLLNVAGAIPDGRNAWAPEAIWNPATGDYVLYWATNVPLNGATKHRIYYARTSNFRSITTPQSYINRPGNQEIIDTQIVEVPAGVGAYRYVRASRDGQITIEGSNSILGTWTTLGNLSGIGLTGAQVEGPMWMPFNGRNEWVLYLDQYSSGRGYLPVLTTNPSSPGAYRLPASGSYTMGGTKKRHGTILNLTAAEQSRVLARWPNTAVNRIQSYNFPDRYVRHADYDARIDPNVSPAQDGQWRLVPGLAGSGTVSIQSVNYPGHYLRHYGFDFRLEADDGSATFAADATFRQVAGLADSSWTSFQSYSHPDRHIRHYGYLLRLDPVTDAQSRADATFRVTS from the coding sequence ATGTCGAGAGCCCTCTCCCGGCTCTGTGCGGTGGCCGTCGCCGCGTGCCTGCTCTTCACCACCTGGTCGGCGGCCACGCCGAAGCCGGCCGCCGCGCTCGACCCGACCGTCGGGTACCTGATGGCGCACTTCACCGGCGAGTCGTCGACAGACCAGCAGATCTACCTGGCCCACAGCGCCGACGGCCTCCGCTGGACGGACCTCAACAACGGCGGCCTCGTCCTGCGTTCCCCGGTCGGCACCCGTGGTGTCCGCGACCCCGCCCTGGTCCGTTCGCCCGCCGGCGACAGGTACTGGATCATCGCCACGGACCTGTGCATCGGCTGCGGCCAGGACTGGTCGGCCGCCATCAACAACGGCAGCCGCAACCTCGTCGTGTGGGAGTCCACCGACCTGGTCAACTGGTCGACGCCGTGGTTGCTGAACGTCGCCGGGGCGATCCCGGACGGACGCAACGCCTGGGCACCGGAGGCGATCTGGAACCCGGCCACCGGCGACTACGTCCTCTACTGGGCGACGAACGTCCCGCTCAACGGGGCCACCAAGCACCGCATCTACTACGCCCGCACGTCGAACTTCCGCAGCATCACCACGCCCCAGTCGTACATCAACCGGCCCGGCAACCAGGAGATCATCGACACCCAGATCGTCGAGGTGCCGGCCGGCGTCGGCGCCTACCGCTACGTGCGGGCGTCCCGGGACGGTCAGATCACCATCGAGGGCAGCAACTCCATCCTCGGAACCTGGACCACGCTGGGCAACCTGTCCGGCATCGGGCTGACCGGCGCGCAGGTCGAAGGCCCGATGTGGATGCCGTTCAACGGCCGCAACGAGTGGGTGCTCTACCTGGACCAGTATTCGAGCGGGCGCGGATACCTGCCCGTGCTGACCACCAACCCGTCGAGCCCGGGCGCCTACCGGCTGCCGGCGTCCGGCTCGTACACCATGGGTGGCACCAAGAAACGGCACGGCACGATCCTCAACCTGACCGCGGCCGAGCAGAGTCGGGTGCTCGCGCGCTGGCCCAACACCGCGGTCAACCGCATCCAGTCGTACAACTTCCCGGACCGGTACGTGCGGCACGCCGACTACGACGCCCGCATCGACCCGAATGTCAGCCCGGCGCAGGACGGCCAGTGGCGGCTCGTGCCCGGTCTGGCCGGCTCCGGAACGGTCTCCATCCAGTCGGTCAACTACCCGGGCCACTACCTGCGGCACTACGGGTTCGACTTCCGGTTGGAAGCCGACGACGGCAGCGCCACCTTCGCCGCCGACGCGACCTTCCGGCAGGTCGCCGGTCTGGCCGACTCCTCCTGGACGTCGTTCCAGTCCTACAGCCACCCGGACCGCCACATCCGGCACTACGGCTACCTGCTCCGGCTCGATCCGGTGACCGACGCCCAGAGCCGTGCCGACGCGACGTTCCGGGTGACCAGCT